The following coding sequences lie in one Treponema socranskii subsp. buccale genomic window:
- a CDS encoding uroporphyrinogen decarboxylase family protein translates to MGLSKRQRLECVLHGELLDRPPVTAYRHFPKRERKPAELADIMLDWQKKYDWDIMKIHPSAVFMQEVWGDVFDYENYVQEIFPKKIARATSFDDLSVFDKKDMSNQTLKDHVEAARLIKEKSEEDIPTVHTLFTPLTVVTNVFECPFVRRHFPADRKDNKIFDIIKNRGKELEAALENITDTYIAYWKELKKTGIDGFFYAGISWARTGYMTEDEWETYVKKYDLKFLNEVKKDGGLIIYHTCGIKSNPQRFSDYPIDILHWDQGGKDNPSIKESQTFLKKIVPMGGVDEMIFGTGAEKKIGELAEKEIQDNKDIPFILAPYCSVSIHTSDAELRAFRNSVNV, encoded by the coding sequence ATTTTCCGAAGCGGGAAAGAAAGCCTGCGGAATTGGCCGACATTATGTTGGACTGGCAAAAAAAATACGACTGGGATATTATGAAAATCCATCCCTCGGCGGTTTTTATGCAGGAAGTATGGGGTGACGTTTTCGACTACGAAAATTACGTGCAGGAAATATTTCCTAAAAAAATCGCAAGAGCGACGAGCTTCGACGATCTGTCCGTTTTCGATAAAAAAGACATGAGCAATCAAACGCTTAAAGACCATGTCGAAGCCGCAAGGCTCATTAAAGAAAAGTCGGAAGAAGATATTCCGACCGTGCATACGCTGTTTACGCCGCTGACGGTCGTAACGAATGTGTTCGAATGTCCCTTCGTTCGGCGTCATTTTCCCGCCGACAGAAAAGATAATAAAATTTTCGACATCATAAAAAACAGAGGCAAGGAATTGGAAGCTGCCTTGGAAAATATCACCGATACGTATATCGCCTACTGGAAAGAATTGAAAAAGACGGGTATAGACGGTTTTTTCTATGCGGGCATTTCGTGGGCGAGAACGGGATATATGACCGAAGACGAATGGGAAACGTATGTAAAAAAATACGATTTGAAATTCTTAAACGAAGTAAAAAAAGACGGAGGATTGATCATCTATCATACGTGCGGCATCAAAAGCAATCCTCAGAGATTTTCCGATTATCCGATCGATATTTTGCATTGGGATCAGGGCGGCAAAGATAATCCGTCCATAAAAGAGTCTCAAACGTTTTTGAAAAAAATCGTGCCGATGGGCGGTGTCGATGAAATGATTTTCGGAACCGGTGCCGAAAAAAAGATCGGTGAGCTTGCCGAAAAAGAAATACAAGACAATAAAGATATTCCGTTTATTTTAGCGCCCTATTGTTCCGTTTCAATACATACAAGCGATGCGGAACTGAGGGCATTCAGAAATAGTGTTAATGTATAA
- a CDS encoding SLC13 family permease, with protein sequence MTMPAIITCIIFVVVIILLVWQPVHPILIGAAIPAVLAAFKIIDGGTAYAEFGNTTVVFFMGLVVVGEAFFKTGLADYIGGKIIGLIGKTERGLILGTSIVGGGLSAFLNDTGTTACLMPIVGSMAEKANVPKSKLLMALAYAASLGGTITLIGTTPHIVANGMLKDMGLREFGFFEYTKIGLPLLIVGMIYMALIGTKLLPVKDIESKEGERKSEKNPAKMITVALIFLAVVIAMATKIVPMHIAGVFGALLVVLTGCISAQDAIKSFSVTTVFLVGGIFPLSKALVKTGAAKYIVDLLSPALHGLPPVLLIAAISLIMLVVTQFLLNSSATVLMLPIAILVCQAANINPLAGAMAVSVCASGVFTTPFGTGPNLLVWEAGGYTMKDYLKCGAPLLILFWIVTTALCSIIYL encoded by the coding sequence ATGACAATGCCGGCAATAATAACATGCATCATTTTTGTTGTTGTTATAATTTTGCTCGTATGGCAACCGGTGCATCCGATTTTGATCGGTGCTGCAATTCCTGCCGTTTTAGCCGCCTTCAAGATAATAGACGGCGGTACGGCGTATGCGGAATTCGGAAATACGACGGTAGTATTTTTTATGGGACTCGTCGTGGTCGGGGAGGCGTTCTTTAAAACGGGACTGGCCGATTACATAGGCGGGAAAATAATCGGGCTCATCGGCAAAACCGAAAGGGGCTTGATACTCGGAACGTCGATCGTCGGCGGAGGGCTTTCCGCATTTTTGAACGACACGGGCACGACCGCCTGTTTAATGCCGATCGTCGGATCGATGGCGGAAAAAGCGAATGTACCTAAATCGAAATTGCTCATGGCGCTCGCATATGCGGCTTCGCTCGGCGGTACGATAACATTAATCGGAACGACTCCGCACATCGTCGCGAACGGTATGCTCAAAGATATGGGCTTGCGCGAGTTCGGTTTTTTCGAATATACGAAGATCGGCCTGCCGCTCCTCATCGTCGGCATGATTTACATGGCGCTTATCGGAACGAAACTGTTGCCGGTAAAAGATATAGAATCGAAAGAAGGCGAAAGAAAGAGCGAAAAAAATCCTGCTAAAATGATAACCGTCGCGCTCATCTTTTTGGCGGTCGTTATAGCGATGGCTACAAAGATCGTACCGATGCACATAGCAGGTGTTTTCGGAGCGCTGCTCGTCGTACTTACCGGCTGTATATCCGCTCAGGATGCGATCAAATCGTTCAGCGTCACGACCGTCTTTTTGGTCGGCGGAATTTTCCCGCTCAGCAAAGCTTTGGTTAAAACAGGAGCTGCAAAATACATCGTCGATCTGCTCAGTCCTGCGCTGCACGGTTTACCGCCGGTACTTTTAATAGCCGCCATATCGCTGATCATGCTTGTCGTCACCCAATTTTTGCTGAACTCGTCGGCAACGGTATTGATGCTGCCGATCGCCATATTGGTGTGTCAAGCGGCGAATATAAATCCTCTTGCGGGAGCGATGGCCGTTTCCGTTTGCGCTTCGGGTGTGTTTACGACTCCGTTCGGGACGGGACCGAACCTTTTGGTTTGGGAAGCCGGCGGATATACGATGAAAGACTATTTGAAATGCGGTGCGCCGCTTTTGATTTTATTTTGGATCGTTACGACCGCTTTGTGTTCAATCATTTATCTCTAA